One genomic window of Megachile rotundata isolate GNS110a chromosome 12, iyMegRotu1, whole genome shotgun sequence includes the following:
- the LOC100875851 gene encoding protein arginine methyltransferase NDUFAF7, mitochondrial isoform X1 yields MLTIKMLNKCVRTYRLFDIKVLPNYLNYCSYSSYNSSNEKSKSLYRYLYTKILSCGPITIAEYMKEVLTHPTAGYYMNKDVFGKRGDFITSPEITQLFGEMIAVWILYEKKKISKDPFQIVELGPGRGTLMKDILRVFKQLKVLSDVSVHLIEISPTLSSIQAKTLCKTTKEYDTVTNNFDQNVIPYYREGVTEDGINVYWYRSVMDLPKKFSIFLAHEFFDALPIHKFQKTNKGWSEVLVDIIEGSNEEKFRYVLSNTATPATVYLTDDDKREHIEVSPDTLVIINYIAEYLWEYGGFALICDYGHNGDKTDTFRAFSQHKIYDPLVHPGSADLTADVDFAAIKKIATKNDRLISFGPVTQASFLKNLGIDVRLDMLLKNSSQEERKRLESEYQMITNEMGTRFKVLSLFPSILKEYFHKLPVAGFCNKYET; encoded by the exons ATGTtgacaattaaaatgttaaataaatgtgTAAGAACTTATAGATTATTTGATATAAAAGTTCTTccaaattacttaaattattgttcttattcatcatacaattctagtaatgaaaaatcaaaaagtCTTTATCGTTatttgtatacaaaaattttgtccTGTGGACCTATAACTATTGCTGAATACATGAAAGAAGTTTTGACCCATCCAACTGCAGGTTATTATATGAATAAAGATGTTTTTGGGAAAAGAGGTGATTTTATTACATCTCCAGAAATTACACAATTATTTGGAGAA ATGATAGCTGTTTGGATATTATATGAAAAGAAAAAGATTTCAAAAGATCCTTTTCAAATTGTTGAACTAGGTCCAGGAAGAGGTACTTTAATGAAAGATATATTGAGA gtGTTTAAACAATTGAAAGTACTAAGTGATGTATCAGTACATTTAATAGAAATTAGTCCTACTCTTTCTTCAATTCAGGCAAAAACTTTATGTAAAACTACTAAAGAATATGATACTGTTACAAATAACTTTGATCAAAATGTTATTCCTTATTATAGGGAAGGTGTTACAGAAGATGGTATTAATGTATATTGGTACCGATCTGTAATGGATTTACCTAAAAAATTTAGTATATTTTTAGCACATGAATTTTTTGATGCATTGCCCATACATAAGTTCCAG aaaactaACAAAGGTTGGAGTGAAGTTTTGGTTGACATAATTGAAGGAAGTAATGAAGAAAAATTTCGTTATGTGTTGTCCAATACAGCAACCCCTGCTACTGTTTATTTAACA GATGATGACAAAAGGGAACATATAGAAGTTAGTCCAGATACTctagtaataataaattacatagCAGAATACTTATGGGAGTATGGTGGATTTGCTTTAATTTGTGATTATGGTCACAATGGAGATAAGACTGATACTTTCCGTGCATTTTCACAACATAAAATATACGATCCATTAGTACACCCGGGAAGTGCAGATTTGACAGCGGATGTCGATTTCGCAGCTATTAAGAAAATTGCGACAAAAAATGATAGGTTAATATCATTTGGACCAGTGACTCAAGCcagttttttaaaaaatcttgGAATAGATGTGCGATTAGATAtgcttttaaaaaattcttcacaAGAAGAAAGAAAACGTTTGGAATCAGAGTATCAAATGATTACAAATGAAATGGGGACACGTTTTAAAGTTTTATCATTATTTCCATCAATTTTAAAGGAATATTTCCATAAATTACCAGTAGCaggattttgtaataaatacgaaacgtaa
- the LOC100875851 gene encoding protein arginine methyltransferase NDUFAF7 homolog, mitochondrial isoform X2 — MKEVLTHPTAGYYMNKDVFGKRGDFITSPEITQLFGEMIAVWILYEKKKISKDPFQIVELGPGRGTLMKDILRVFKQLKVLSDVSVHLIEISPTLSSIQAKTLCKTTKEYDTVTNNFDQNVIPYYREGVTEDGINVYWYRSVMDLPKKFSIFLAHEFFDALPIHKFQKTNKGWSEVLVDIIEGSNEEKFRYVLSNTATPATVYLTDDDKREHIEVSPDTLVIINYIAEYLWEYGGFALICDYGHNGDKTDTFRAFSQHKIYDPLVHPGSADLTADVDFAAIKKIATKNDRLISFGPVTQASFLKNLGIDVRLDMLLKNSSQEERKRLESEYQMITNEMGTRFKVLSLFPSILKEYFHKLPVAGFCNKYET, encoded by the exons ATGAAAGAAGTTTTGACCCATCCAACTGCAGGTTATTATATGAATAAAGATGTTTTTGGGAAAAGAGGTGATTTTATTACATCTCCAGAAATTACACAATTATTTGGAGAA ATGATAGCTGTTTGGATATTATATGAAAAGAAAAAGATTTCAAAAGATCCTTTTCAAATTGTTGAACTAGGTCCAGGAAGAGGTACTTTAATGAAAGATATATTGAGA gtGTTTAAACAATTGAAAGTACTAAGTGATGTATCAGTACATTTAATAGAAATTAGTCCTACTCTTTCTTCAATTCAGGCAAAAACTTTATGTAAAACTACTAAAGAATATGATACTGTTACAAATAACTTTGATCAAAATGTTATTCCTTATTATAGGGAAGGTGTTACAGAAGATGGTATTAATGTATATTGGTACCGATCTGTAATGGATTTACCTAAAAAATTTAGTATATTTTTAGCACATGAATTTTTTGATGCATTGCCCATACATAAGTTCCAG aaaactaACAAAGGTTGGAGTGAAGTTTTGGTTGACATAATTGAAGGAAGTAATGAAGAAAAATTTCGTTATGTGTTGTCCAATACAGCAACCCCTGCTACTGTTTATTTAACA GATGATGACAAAAGGGAACATATAGAAGTTAGTCCAGATACTctagtaataataaattacatagCAGAATACTTATGGGAGTATGGTGGATTTGCTTTAATTTGTGATTATGGTCACAATGGAGATAAGACTGATACTTTCCGTGCATTTTCACAACATAAAATATACGATCCATTAGTACACCCGGGAAGTGCAGATTTGACAGCGGATGTCGATTTCGCAGCTATTAAGAAAATTGCGACAAAAAATGATAGGTTAATATCATTTGGACCAGTGACTCAAGCcagttttttaaaaaatcttgGAATAGATGTGCGATTAGATAtgcttttaaaaaattcttcacaAGAAGAAAGAAAACGTTTGGAATCAGAGTATCAAATGATTACAAATGAAATGGGGACACGTTTTAAAGTTTTATCATTATTTCCATCAATTTTAAAGGAATATTTCCATAAATTACCAGTAGCaggattttgtaataaatacgaaacgtaa
- the LOC100883208 gene encoding CWF19-like protein 2: protein MKHKKHKDKSKHERKKSKKKDKRKHKSQNHDESDSTNSSSDNEQQWVEKPVSQTKLPKQNVTDKSNEEAPLKREDWMNIKTIFPCVFNEKPAASTSIGKTDDKPDLDKLGQTDKELNPYWKNNGNGLPKENLVKEEPIIDVNWLRKSFQRAKEQAINENRSLEDIAAERWGSLETIQSMISKAEEISNKNKYGHKGHLSKRETGEHSTIKSRSLNKNQQYSKHDNLHYKKQQQEYKKPMSDDCFQNSLMYKKNYSNKKNWQKDKISSKKEENQLVSSTSEMKNISPKNDINTVDEETKEIEPLTEAEMNKLGAKIVKAEIMGNMELALELKNQLNEARKLANSIQSHNKEKIQNVILTQTDAKGVTRPLDPRHEAPGSSKNVKRKSAETYASGKRVRHYFDDDKYSLQQLFQQEKGRCTNEDDAILMKAASKNMDMDEIFEEQITHVKSDAKQNNKDRLVAIKEYKHLSKSLDNCRWCIDSKYMLKHMIITMDSEICLSLPPYTSLTAGHCIITPIQHIACQLQLDENIWAKLKVLKQILYKMFSDQNQYPIFYEIYNNRHKFSHMQLQCVPLLKEVGELAPMYFKKALLECETEWSINKKVISLENKDVRHAIPNGLSYFMVEFEKNKGYAHVIEDEHMFPKNFAEEIIGGMLDIDHDIWRKLRNETFDQQREKVLKFSEMWKNYKSEIKKL from the exons ATGAAGCATAAAAAGCATAAAGATAAATCTAAACATGAaagaaaaaaatcgaaaaagaaAGATAAGAGAAAacataaatcacaaaatcatgatGAATCTGATTCAACTAAT agTAGTAGTGATAATGAGCAACAATGGGTAGAAAAGCCAGTAAGTCAAACTAAATTACCAAAACAAAATGTAACTGACAAATCAAACGAAGAAGCACCTCTTAAAAGGGAAGATTGGATGAATATAAAAACTATATTTCCATGTGTATTTAATGAAAAACCAGCTGCATCTACTAGTATTGGAAAAACTGATGATAAACCAGATTTAGATAAATTAGGTCAAACTGATAAAGAACTAAATCCATATTGGAAAAATAATGGTAATGGTTTACCTAAGGAAAATTTAGTAAAAGAGGAACCCATAATAGATGTAAATTGGTTAAGAAAGAGTTTTCAACGAGCAAAAGAACAAGCTATAAATGAGAACAGAAGTTTAGAAGACATTGCAGCTGAAAGATGGGgg TCCTTAGAAACTATACAATCTATGATATCTAAAGCAGAAGagatatcaaataaaaataaatatggacATAAAGGTCACTTATCAAAAAGGGAAACAGGTGAACATTCCACAATTAAATCTAGAAGTTTGAACAAAAATCAACAATATAGCAAACATGACAATCTTCATTATAAAAAACAGCAGCAGGAGTATAAAAAACCAATGTCTGATGattgttttcaaaattctttaatgtacaaaaaaaactattccaataaaaaaaattggcaAAAGGATAAAATATCaagtaaaaaagaagaaaatcagTTGGTTTCAAGTACAtctgaaatgaaaaatattagtCCTAAAAATGACATTAACACAGTTGATGAAGAAACCAAAGAAATCGAACCATTAACAGAAGCAGAAATGAACAAATTGGGAGCAAAAATTGTTAAAGCAGAAATAATGGGTAATATG GAACTtgcattagaattaaaaaaccaGTTGAATGAAGCTAGAAAATTAGCAAACAGTATCCAATCACATAATAAAGAAAAAATCCAAAATGTAATTCTTACTCAAACTGATGCTAAAG GTGTTACAAGACCATTAGACCCTAGACATGAGGCTCCAGGATCCtctaaaaatgttaaaagaaaGAGTGCAGAAACTTATGCTTCTGGAAAAAGAGTGCGACATTACTTTGATGATGACAAGTATTCATTACAACAACTG ttCCAGCAAGAAAAAGGAAGATGTACAAATGAAGATGATGCAATACTTATGAAAGCTGCTTCCAaa AATATGGACATGGATGAAATATTTGAGGAACAAATTACTCATGTTAAATCAGATGCAAAACAGAATAACAAAGATCGTTTAGTTGCAATTAaagaatataaacatttatCAAAAAGTTTGGATAATTGTCGTTGGTGTATTGATTCAAAATATATGTTGAAACATATGATTATTACAATGGATTCTGAAATTTGTTTAAGTCTACCTCCATATACTTCTTTGACTGCTGGACACTGTATAATAACACCTATTCAACACATTGCATGTCAGTTACAATTAGATGAGAATATTTGGGCAAAGCTAAAG gtactcaaacaaattttgtacaaaatgtttTCGGATCAAAATCAGTATCcaatattttacgaaatttacaaCAACCGGCATAAGTTCTCGCATATGCAATTGCAATGTGTTCCATTACTCAAAGAAGTTGGTGAATTAGCACCAATGTATTTTAAGAAAGCTTTATTAGAGTGTGAAACAGAATggtcaataaataaaaaagttattagTCTTGAAAATAAAGATGTACGTCATGCTATCCCAAATGGTCTATCTTATTTTATGgtagaatttgagaaaaataaagGATATGCTCATGTTATTGAAGATGAACATATGTTCCCAAAAAATTTTGCAGAG gaGATTATAGGTGGAATGTTAGATATAGATCATGATATATGgcgaaaattaagaaatgaaacttTTGATCAACAACGtgaaaaagttttaaaattttcagaaatgtGGAAAAACTACAagtctgaaataaaaaaattataa
- the LOC100883097 gene encoding uncharacterized protein LOC100883097, with protein MVESDQSDKEIENEMPSLEVSGNTINDNETGQKRLREDTSDDESLPLPSKKICTSVDEAMPEKHEDKHISEANGIIENVKENADSINTENEGKKNKFMSEENTSESMEETNNTKSETESKEITTNNDSAIKQESDSQIKSDTDTKQEDIISTTSETNIDTKNSLTKEEEEEDGIKKQKKHSKSSVGDAEVVEGLELSVECASDKDSSSSSESENEKDKKPAAKTIIVKAKPNDSELDASSSDTEKPSPESASQNKSKKSTKKGKKRSRTSFSKAKSTDSEDNENSDEDYSPKSKKKSVANKKIAKSPSESKRGRGRAKKTTKKAAETDEEDENLSVTEDTKAEENISDVELTESENESLGDDVSKDDKGKKRSNKPEDDRRIQVLKKYIRTAGIHVKCYNDLWAGCKSNAARVRCLKQLLAEHGVNGRPTLEKCKKVKEKKERLKDIAELNTSNIISEGRITRAQRNKDSNKGSPKALETPTKQRETRNTYKRVLNVIDSDSE; from the exons ATGGTTGAATCTGATCAAAGCGACAAAGAAATAGAGAATGAAATGCCTTCCTTGGAAGTTTCTGGTAATACCATTAACGATAATGAAACTGGACAAAAAAGATTACGGGAAGACACTTCAGATGATGAAAGTTTACCTTTACCTTCAAAGAAAATATGTACCTCTGTAGATGAAGCTATGCCTGAAAAACATGAAGACAAACATATCTCGGAAGCAAATGGTattattgaaaatgtaaaagaaaatgCAGATAGTATAAATACTGAGAATGAaggtaagaaaaataaattcatgTCAGAAGAAAATACAAGTGAAAGCATGGAAGaaacaaataatacaaaatctGAAACTGAGAGTAAGGAAATAACTACTAACAATGACAGTGCAATCAAACAAGAAAGCGATTCTCAGATTAAATCTGATACAGACACAAAACAAGag GATATTATATCTACAACGTCTGAGACCAACATTGATACAAAAAATTCTCTAAcaaaagaagaagaggaggaagatgGCATCAAGAAGCAAAAGAAACATAGTAAATCATCAGTTGGAGATGCTGAAGTAGTGGAAGGTTTAGAACTTTCAGTAGAGTGTGCCAGTGACAAAGATTCTTCGAGTTCTTCTGAAAGTGAAAATGAAAAGGATAAAAAACCTGCAGCAAAAACTATAATTGTTAAAGCTAAACCTAATGATTCAGAACTTGATGCCAGTTCATCTGATACGGAAAAACCAAGTCCAGAAAGTGCATCtcaaaataaatctaaaaaaagtacaaagaaaggaaaaaaacgAAGTCGAACATCTTTCAGTAAAGCAAAAAGTACAGATTCTGAAGACAATGAAAATTCGGATGAAGATTATAGCCCAAAATCAAAGAAAAAGTCAGtggcaaataaaaaaattgcaaaatcaccATCAGAATCAAAAAGAGGACGTGGAAGAGCAAAAAAGACAACTAAAAAAGCAGCTGAAACAGATGAAGAAGATGAAAATCTTAGTGTAACAGAAGATACAAAAGCAGAGGAAAACATATCTGATGTAGAATTAACAGAAAGTGAAAATGAAAGTCTTGGTGATGATGTTTCGAAAGATGATAAAGGGAAAAAAAGAAGTAAT AAACCTGAAGATGACAGAAGAATACAAGTTTTGAAAAAGTACATTAGAACTGCTGGAATACATGTAAAATGTTATAATGATCTCTGGGCTGGATGCAAATCAAATGCTGCAAGAGTAAGGTGTCTCAAACAGTTATTAGCTGAACATGGAGTCAATGGTAGACCAACTTTAGAAAAGTGTAAAAAAgttaaagaaaaaaaggaaagactGAAAGACATTGCTGAGTTAAATACAAGCAATATTATATCAGAAG GACGTATTACACGTGCTCAAAGGAATAAGGATTCAAATAAAGGCTCACCAAAAGCGCTGGAAACACCTACAAAACAACGTGAAACACGTAATACGTATAAAAGGGTTTTGAATGTTATTGACAGCGATTCTGAATGA
- the Tes gene encoding testin LIM domain protein — translation MTDVEINDRPKWLLELENRKRKPRLAHEAGAGAPCVTCKAKCPGLDLHFWRKICKNCKCSKDDHDVDDDDFPQFDLLFGSSRKYKKRPILLHINNEKETTEEAFEWIPPDTTKELVIDYMKALPTEKLPIKGSAGAALRRQLLQKQLPLHDIDYKVCDKLSEEEKKQFEKYLENIKKYVGQGTVTKILSARPFDRSLVTPANATDMQRFSPQNKPNIQSNIVQLRTPSSFTPKNTYKRNLHENIQDISAPLKTLSSCSNINTTPSFEKYDIVNNSGEIAKSEPLKSEFYNTGSCLINPSKSDSNVQNINKQNLISDNLKPPNSATNAGMNSEVTSPPNFESECYKEARKDTFKNPSTFLLHSQSTIDNTVKDILADAFLPPSAVHANDIIGSTLDKKGLMFIREKLINKYSTQENQGQVPYNTPNFSKDLDFSNSSCKNSNFVSQNINTPINTNEGTNKTLINSIKNPSEVLPVSHDGDIQRVEKMENPDSKVIQSNLDFNKAINPYEKQKLKENTSVIHSAKINENLPSLSTSSVQTYLSSPGTNNYQAKLNNLTTPSTVIHSEKLQNQIFPHDTVGNKKQSMQDLLNMEPLKNAVEELALDVIKPQKCHKCEEEIHIGDVAVTTEKAKNVVWHPGCFVCSTCNELLVDLVYFYYKNKLYCGRDLAALLGIPRCFACDELIFVREYTVAEGHNYHVKHFCCWDCDVPLAGKQYITENDRPLCLSCYQKTYAKTCNMCEKVIAADQQGVAIKDLNFHATEACFCCYTCNKNLLNGRIAVKEKKIFCSKECIAQFLYSQT, via the exons atgactgATGTAGAAATAAACGACCGCCCAAAATGGTTATTAGAATTAGAAAATCGAAAAAGAAAG ccTCGTCTGGCACATGAAGCTGGAGCAGGTGCACCTTGTGTGACTTGTAAAGCAAAATGTCCAGGCTTAGATCTACATTTCTggaggaaaatttgtaaaaactgTAAATGTAGTAAGGATGATCATGACGTTGATGATGATGATTTTCCacaatttgatttattatttgGATCTTCAAGGAAGTACAAGAAAAGAcctattt TACTGCATATAAACAATGAAAAAGAAACCACAGAAGAAGCATTTGAATGGATACCACCAGATACAACAAAAGAACTTGTCATTGACTATATGAAAGCTTTGCCTACAGAAAAGTTACCTATCAAAGGATCAGCTGGTGCAGCATTACGGAGACAATTACTGCAAAAACAATTACCTCTTCATGATATAGATTATAAAGTTTGTGACAAATTAagtgaagaagaaaagaaacaatttgaaaaatacttggagaatataaaaaaatatgttggACAAGGAACAGTAACAAag ATATTAAGTGCTCGTCCATTTGATCGGTCGTTAGTAACACCTGCTAATGCAACTGATATGCAACGTTTCAGTCCACAAAATAAACCTAATATACAATCAAATATTGTTCAGTTACGTACACCAAGTAGTTTTACTCCAAAAAACacatataaaagaaatttacatGAAAATATACAAGATATCTCGGCCCCTTTAAAAACATTAAGTAGTTGCAGTAATATCAACACTACACCATCTTTTGAAAAATatgatatagttaataatagCGGCGAAATTGCAAAATCAGAACCGCTTAAAagtgaattttataatacaggTAGTTGTTTAATTAATCCCTCAAAGAGTGATAGTAATGTTcaaaacataaataaacaaaacttAATAAGTGACAATctgaaacctccaaattccgcAACTAATGCAGGCATGAATTCTGAAGTTACTTCACCTCCAAATTTCGAATCCGAATGTTACAAAGAAGCACGCAAAGATACATTCAAAAATCCATCTACATTTTTACTGCATTCACAATCAACCATTGATAATACTGTAAAAGATATATTAGCCGATGCATTTCTTCCACCTAGTGCTGTTCATGCTAATGACATAATTGGAAGTACTTTAGACAAAAAAGGTCTGATGTTCATCCGAGaaaaacttataaataaatacagcACTCAAGAAAATCAAGGGCAGGTACCATACAATACCCCCAATTTTAGTAAGGACTTAGATTTCAGTAATTCATCGTGCAAAAATAGTAACTTTGTAtcacaaaatataaatacaccTATAAACACTAATGAAGGGACTAATAAAACACTTATTAACTCGATAAAAAATCCATCTGAGGTTTTACCTGTATCACATGATGGGGATATTCAAAGAGTAGAAAAAATGGAAAACCCTGATTCAAAGGTGATACAGTCAAATCTAGATTTTAATAAAGCCATTAATCCatatgaaaaacaaaaattaaaagaaaatacttCAGTAATTCATTCTGCAAAAATCAATGAAAATCTACCTTCTTTATCAACTTCATCAGTACAAACGTATTTGTCATCTCCTGGTACTAATAATTATcaagcaaaattaaataatttgacaaCACCTTCCACTGTTATACATTCTGAAAAGTTGCAAAATCAAATATTTCCTCATGATACTGTTGGTAATAAGAAACAATCGATGCAAGATTTACTAAATATGGAGCCCCTAAAAAATGCTGTGGAAGAATTGGCATTAGATGTTATTAAACCACAAAAGTGCCATAAATGTGAAGAAGAAATACATATTGGCGATGTTGCTGTAACTACAGAGAAAGCTAAAAATGTAGTATGGCATCCTGGATGTTTTGTTTGCAGCACATGTAATGAATTATTAGTAGATTtagtttacttttattataaaaacaaattatattgTGGCAGAGATTTAGCAGCACTCTTAGGAATTCCTAGATGTTTTGCTTGTGATGAG CTTATTTTTGTACGAGAATATACCGTAGCAGAAGGCCATAATTACCACGTGAAACATTTTTGCTGCTGGGATTGTGATGTTCCTTTAGCTGGAAAACAATATATTACAGAAAATGACCGTCCACTGTGCCTTTCATGTTATCAAAAAACATACGCAAAAACATGTAATATGTGTGAAAAAGTAATTGCTGCCGATCAACAAGGTGTTGCCATAAAAGatttaaattttcatgcaaCAGAAGCTTGTTTCTGTTGTTatacttgtaataaaaatttactaaatgGTAGAATTGCagttaaagagaaaaaaatattttgcagcAAAGAATGCAttgcacaatttttatattcacaaaCATAA
- the LOC100882989 gene encoding ATP-dependent RNA helicase DDX55 has product MKTQNWNELKVPLSKPVLKTIKELKFSHMTPVQAASIPLLLEGKDVAAEAVTGSGKTIAFLVPLLEILQKREEKWKPMEIGAIIISPTRELAVQINEVLQQFLNNIPNLKQVLLVGGTTITEDIDNFKAGANIIVATPGRLEDILSNCKSINLAACVKSLEILVLDEADRLLDLGFSATIDTILSYLPRLRRTGLFSATQTKELQHLIRAGLRNPALITVKEKANVSTPSNLKNNYTIVNAEYKLSMMIDFIQNQGTNLKYMIFLSTCACVDYFNSVIQAMLPSIKVLAIHGKMKNKRYKVFNEFRLVKNGILICTDVMARGIDISEVDWVLQYDPPCSASSFVHRCGRTARIGNEGNALLFLLETEDAYVDFIKRNQKVNLQKINLEPSVTSYQKCLKCMRDLQKEDRLFFDKANRAFVSYVQAYNKHECNLILRLKDIDLGKLAMGFGLLRMPRMPELKGKSISSFEEDDIDINSIAYSDKQKEKSRLEKLKIFQDNGIWPVTYKRKRKQTESWSQVKKRKLEKQENRKKRKEKKMKQNESVDAKKKKKKKLNEQDIEELAKDIALIKKLKKKKISQEEFDAAFGID; this is encoded by the exons ATGAAGACACAAAATTGGAATGAACTCAAAGTGCCTTTAAGTAAACCTGTGTTGAAAAccattaaagaattgaaattttctcATATGACACCTGTGCAG GCAGCTTCTATACCACTATTATTAGAAGGCAAAGATGTTGCAGCAGAAGCAGTAACAGGAAGTGGGAAAACAATAGCTTTCTTAGTTcctttattagaaatattacag aAACGAGAAGAAAAATGGAAACCTATGGAAATTGGAGCAATAATAATTAGTCCTACACGAGAACTAGCAGTACAAATAAATGAAGTtctacaacaatttttaaataacattccAAATTTGAAGCAAGTATTACTTGTTGGTGGTACAACAATCACAGAAGATATAGACAATTTCAAAGCTGGGGCAAACATTATTGTAGCAACACCTGGTAGATTAGAGGATATATTGTCTAACTGTAAAAGTATCAACTTAGCAGCATGTGTGAAATCTCtg GAAATACTGGTCTTAGACGAAGCAGACAGATTATTGGATCTAGGTTTTTCTGCAACAATAGATACAATATTAAGTTATTTACCACGTCTCAGAAGGACAGGTTTATTTTCTGCAACTCAAACCAAAGAATTGCAACATCTAATAAGAGCAGGATTGAGAAATCCAGCTCTAATAACTGTTAAAGAAAAGGCAAATGTTTCAACACcatcaaacttaaaaaataattataccatTGTAAATGCAGAATATAAATTGTCTATGATGATagattttattcagaatcaaggAACTAATCTAAAATATATGATCTTTTTGTCTACCTGTGCCTGTGTTGATTACTTCAATTCTGTTATACAAGC aatgttACCATCAATTAAAGTACTTGCAATACAtggtaaaatgaaaaataaacggTACAAAGTATTTAATGAATTTCGGCTTGTAAAGAATGGAATTTTAATTTGCACAGATGTAATGGCTCGTGGTATTGATATTTCTGAAGTAGATTGGGTACTACAGTATGATCCACCATGTTCAGCTAGTAGCTTTGTTCATAG ATGTGGTAGAACTGCTAGAATTGGTAATGAAGGAAATGCGTTGTTGTTTCTGCTAGAAACAGAAGATGCATATGTAGATTTTATTAAACGAAACCAAAAAGTAAATTTACAAAAGATAAACTTAGAACCGTCTGTAACTTCGTACCAAAAGTGTTTAAAGTGTATGAGAGATTTACAAAAAGAAGATCGACTTTTTTTTGACAAAGCCAATAGAGCATTTGTATCGTATGTACAAGCGTACAATAAACacgaatgtaatttaattttacgaCTTAAAGACATTGATCTAGGGAAACTTGCGATGGGTTTTGGTTTATTGCGAATGCCTCGAATGCCCGAACTTAAAGGGAAAAGTATATCATCTTTTGAAGAAGATGATATCGATATTAATTCAATTGCTTATTCAgataaacaaaaagaaaaaagtcgtttagagaaattaaaaattttccaagatAATGGAATTTGGCCTGTGACGTATAAACGAAAACGCAAACAAACTGAATCATGGTCTCAAGTAAAAAAGAGAAAATTAGAGAAACAAGAGAATCGTAAAAAACGAAAGgagaagaaaatgaaacaaaacGAATCAGTAGatgcaaagaaaaaaaagaaaaagaaattaaatgaaCAAGATATTGAAGAATTAGCAAAAGATATAGctttgattaaaaaattgaaaaaaaagaag aTTTCTCAAGAAGAATTTGATGCAGCATTTGGAATTGATTGA